The following proteins are co-located in the Nerophis lumbriciformis linkage group LG22, RoL_Nlum_v2.1, whole genome shotgun sequence genome:
- the LOC133615236 gene encoding uncharacterized protein, with amino-acid sequence MTAFPSIRAPFKDIIREKMLMRQFVLMKQKNEVPRHISVHHMKQWRLIKTNFHKKFQMMGMRTIHLELGWIRAAFLSLNQLEKEVCEELNEEIWLSQLLGRRVTLDGLQMFLAVVCPKTEQEVERFLRYLLDELQKMLSSSNISWIQEVTLLTELRRRSVHLVREVVDHAVRVFLTPAVRDSSAESLRRRAETASLGVGRMLEDALTSCSCLSQHIDEDRLLYICSSVAWRTVESLFRSFVRHSESFPLLDFDRSAFTSRECILRAVEDMDYIATFMNV; translated from the exons ATGACCGCTTTTCCATCCATCAG GGCTCCCTTCAAGGATATCATCCGGGAG AAGATGCTTATGAGGCAGTTTGTGCTCATGAAGCAGAAGAATGAAGTTCCCAGGCATATCTCGGTGCATCACATGAAGCAATGGCGCCTGATTAAGACGAACTTCCACAAAAA GTTCCAGATGATGGGGATGAGGACCATCCATCTTGAATTG GGCTGGATCAGAGCAGCGTTCCTCTCTCTGAACCAACTGGAGAAAGAAGTGTGTGAGGAACTTAATGAAGAGATATGGCTTTCACAGCTGCTCGGGAGGAGG GTCACACTGGACGGTCTCCAAATGTTCCTGGCAGTGGTGTGTCCCAAAACGGAGCAAGAAGTGGAGCGCTTCCTCCGGTATCTGCTTGACGAGCTGCAGAAGATGTTGAGCAGCTCCAACatcagctggatccaggaagtgACGCTGCTCACCGAGCTCCGACGCCGAAGCGTCCACCTGGTGAGAGAGGTGGTGGATCATGCCGTCAGGGTTTTCCTGACACCCGCTGTTCGGGACTCCAGTGCGGAGTCTTTGAGGAGAAGGGCTGAGACGGCCAGCTTGGGCGTCGGCAGAATGCTGGAAGACGCTCTGACTTCTTGCTCCTGCCTCAGCCAGCATATTGATGAAGACCGTCTCCTCTACATCTGTTCGTCAGTGGCCTGGCGAACGGTGGAAAGCCTTTTTAGAAGTTTTGTCCGGCACTCTGAAAGCTTTCCCCTGCTGGACTTTGACCGAAGCGCTTTCACTTCACGAGAGTGCATCCTAAGGGCTGTGGAGGACATGGACTACATCGCAACCTTCATGAACGTCTAG